From a region of the Qipengyuania spongiae genome:
- a CDS encoding 3'(2'),5'-bisphosphate nucleotidase CysQ, producing MIDAQRLQSILSEAGRIAHGQWPGAGHTVRSWEKKPGDPVCEADLAVDAFLKRELGALLPSAGWLSEETGDDHARLGNSLIWVVDPIDGTRDFLRGRPGWCVSVALVSAGRPLIGMLAAPARGEFWSAVAGKGAFLNGEPIAASRREVFEGARVPADSLPKADRMLECVAKPNSIALRIAMVASGEADLVATLRWGFEWDIAAATLIAREAGAAVSDAFGAKLDYNKRDPRAFGVLVSAPAIHGAAVEHLAGRASEIGRPAAS from the coding sequence ATGATCGACGCACAGCGCCTCCAATCCATCCTCTCCGAAGCGGGGCGTATCGCCCACGGGCAATGGCCGGGGGCGGGTCACACGGTGCGCAGCTGGGAGAAGAAGCCCGGCGATCCGGTGTGCGAGGCCGATCTTGCGGTCGATGCCTTCCTCAAGCGCGAACTCGGCGCCCTGCTGCCCTCGGCGGGCTGGCTCTCGGAGGAGACGGGCGACGATCATGCCCGGCTCGGCAACAGCCTGATCTGGGTGGTCGACCCCATAGACGGCACGCGCGATTTCCTGCGCGGGCGGCCGGGATGGTGCGTTTCGGTCGCCCTGGTCAGCGCGGGCCGCCCACTGATCGGAATGCTGGCCGCGCCGGCGCGCGGGGAATTCTGGTCGGCGGTTGCGGGCAAGGGCGCGTTCCTGAACGGCGAGCCGATCGCAGCCTCGCGCCGCGAGGTGTTCGAAGGGGCGCGGGTGCCCGCCGATTCGCTGCCCAAGGCCGACCGGATGCTGGAATGCGTGGCGAAGCCCAACTCGATCGCGTTGCGGATCGCTATGGTCGCGTCGGGCGAGGCCGATCTGGTGGCGACCCTGCGCTGGGGCTTCGAATGGGACATCGCCGCCGCCACCCTGATCGCGCGCGAGGCGGGGGCGGCGGTCAGCGACGCTTTCGGCGCGAAGCTCGATTACAACAAGCGCGATCCCCGTGCTTTCGGCGTGCTGGTGAGCGCCCCCGCGATCCACGGGGCGGCGGTGGAGCACCTCGCCGGAAGAGCATCCGAGATCGGCCGCCCGGCCGCGAGCTGA
- a CDS encoding OmpA family protein translates to MKTNRIFVAALASVSLLGVSACVTDPNTGEQKISRTVLGGAGGALAGGLLGGIIGGKTGRIIGAVAGGAGGGYVGYRMDQQIKELEESTAGTGVDVTSVDNGQAILVNLPDGVTFATGSYTINQTFRNTLDNVAANLTQYPNSLIDVYGYTDSTGSEDFNQRLSEQRAQAVSNYMTSRGVSQSRIRWQGFGENPAYFVGDNATAQGRALNRRVEIKIIPFDQDDVNAAQRAQGNR, encoded by the coding sequence ATGAAAACCAATCGCATCTTCGTCGCCGCGCTGGCATCGGTCTCGCTGCTGGGCGTTTCGGCCTGCGTCACCGATCCTAACACCGGCGAGCAGAAAATCTCGCGCACCGTCCTCGGCGGCGCCGGCGGGGCGCTTGCGGGCGGCCTGCTCGGCGGCATCATCGGCGGCAAGACCGGACGCATCATCGGCGCGGTCGCCGGCGGCGCGGGCGGCGGCTATGTCGGCTACCGCATGGACCAGCAGATCAAGGAGCTTGAAGAATCGACCGCCGGAACCGGCGTGGACGTGACCAGCGTCGACAACGGCCAGGCGATCCTTGTGAACCTGCCCGACGGCGTGACCTTCGCCACTGGCAGCTACACGATCAATCAGACCTTCCGGAACACGCTCGACAATGTCGCCGCGAACCTGACGCAATATCCCAACAGCCTGATCGACGTGTACGGCTACACCGACTCGACCGGATCGGAAGATTTCAACCAGCGCCTGTCCGAACAGCGCGCTCAGGCCGTGTCCAACTACATGACCAGCCGCGGTGTCTCGCAATCGCGCATCCGCTGGCAGGGTTTCGGCGAGAATCCCGCCTATTTCGTCGGCGACAATGCCACGGCGCAGGGCCGCGCGCTCAACCGGCGGGTGGAAATCAAGATCATCCCGTTCGATCAGGACGACGTGAACGCGGCGCAGCGCGCTCAGGGCAACAGGTAA
- a CDS encoding hemolysin family protein, with protein MTPFPWTDLLIIVCLIVLNGVFAMSELAIVSARTASLRSAAQAGSKGAEVAIDLAAEPGRFLSTVQIGITLIGIISGAYSGASLGVPVGERLAALGFPAEYAAEAGFALVIAATTYLTLVVGELVPKQVALRVAVPVSVMMARPMKLLARVAAPLVWLLDTSSGLLIRLLGVNPAGQSTVTAEELHMLFAEATRSGVIEHEQHQMLAGVVRLAQRPVREVMTPRNQLDWLDVAADEAQIRATIEASAHSLLPVAEGSSDKVLGVVKVRELLACMVAGRAVDLTAMMRKVEVVPDQLDAVDALRVLQNAEIAMAMVHDEYGHLDGVVTPVDVLTALVGDFVSDQDHGEAPGVIEREDGSLLVSGALSADALADRLELDYGEDREFGTAAGFVLAVLKKLPVEGEHFTDQGWRFEVVDMDGRRIDKLLVTRAEAAGGVGEVQDEA; from the coding sequence GTGACGCCCTTTCCCTGGACCGATCTCCTGATCATCGTCTGCCTGATCGTGCTGAATGGCGTTTTCGCCATGAGCGAACTGGCTATCGTCTCCGCGCGCACGGCGAGCCTGCGGTCCGCCGCCCAGGCGGGCAGCAAGGGGGCTGAGGTCGCCATCGACCTCGCTGCCGAGCCGGGTCGGTTCCTCTCGACCGTCCAGATCGGCATCACCCTCATCGGCATCATCTCGGGCGCCTATTCGGGCGCGAGCCTCGGCGTGCCGGTGGGCGAGCGGCTGGCCGCGCTCGGTTTTCCGGCGGAATATGCGGCCGAAGCGGGATTTGCGCTGGTGATCGCGGCGACCACCTATCTCACGCTGGTCGTGGGCGAGCTGGTGCCGAAGCAGGTCGCCTTGCGCGTGGCGGTGCCGGTCTCGGTCATGATGGCCCGCCCGATGAAACTGCTGGCGCGGGTCGCCGCGCCGCTGGTGTGGCTGCTCGACACGTCCTCGGGGCTGCTCATCCGCCTCCTTGGGGTCAATCCGGCGGGCCAGTCGACCGTGACCGCGGAAGAGCTGCACATGCTGTTCGCCGAAGCGACGCGGAGCGGCGTGATCGAGCACGAACAACATCAGATGCTCGCTGGCGTCGTGCGGCTCGCCCAGCGCCCGGTGCGCGAAGTGATGACTCCGCGCAACCAGCTCGACTGGCTCGACGTCGCGGCCGACGAGGCGCAGATCCGCGCGACGATCGAGGCGAGTGCGCATTCGCTGCTCCCGGTCGCCGAAGGTTCGTCCGACAAGGTGCTGGGCGTGGTCAAGGTGCGCGAGCTGCTCGCCTGCATGGTCGCAGGGCGCGCGGTCGACCTTACGGCGATGATGCGCAAGGTGGAAGTCGTGCCCGACCAGCTCGACGCGGTCGACGCGCTACGCGTGCTCCAGAACGCCGAGATCGCCATGGCGATGGTCCACGACGAATACGGCCATCTCGATGGGGTGGTGACCCCGGTCGACGTGCTGACCGCGCTGGTCGGCGACTTCGTCAGCGATCAGGACCACGGCGAGGCGCCCGGTGTGATCGAGCGCGAGGACGGCTCGCTGCTCGTCTCGGGCGCGCTCTCGGCCGATGCGCTGGCCGACCGGCTTGAGCTCGATTACGGCGAGGACCGGGAATTCGGCACCGCGGCGGGCTTCGTTCTCGCCGTGTTAAAGAAACTGCCGGTCGAGGGCGAGCACTTCACCGACCAAGGCTGGCGCTTCGAGGTTGTCGACATGGACGGAAGGCGGATCGACAAGCTGCTGGTCACGCGGGCCGAGGCGGCTGGCGGGGTCGGTGAGGTTCAGGACGAGGCTTAG
- a CDS encoding DUF3035 domain-containing protein, with the protein MNRLATALRMGAILAGATALTACGSGGLLDRDRPDEFAVQRQAPLVVPPDFNLVPPAPGAPRPAEGTAAEQALEAIFGGPAQRSEVETSALDRAGAAAPGIRSSVGDAQTNTVAKGRVTRDIVAAPEGDGQFAQAVIPQG; encoded by the coding sequence ATGAACAGACTTGCCACGGCCCTTCGCATGGGCGCTATCCTCGCCGGTGCGACCGCGCTGACCGCCTGCGGCAGCGGCGGGCTGCTCGACCGCGACCGGCCGGACGAGTTCGCGGTGCAGCGGCAGGCCCCGCTGGTGGTGCCGCCCGACTTCAATCTTGTGCCCCCCGCCCCCGGTGCCCCGCGCCCGGCCGAAGGCACCGCCGCCGAACAGGCGCTCGAGGCGATCTTCGGCGGTCCGGCCCAGCGCAGCGAGGTGGAAACGAGCGCGCTCGACCGCGCCGGTGCGGCCGCTCCCGGCATCCGTTCCTCGGTCGGCGACGCGCAAACCAACACCGTGGCCAAGGGCCGCGTCACCCGAGACATCGTCGCTGCCCCCGAAGGCGACGGGCAGTTCGCGCAGGCGGTCATCCCGCAGGGATGA
- the lspA gene encoding signal peptidase II: MSPLGKRRVIGIALALAIFVVDQWVKWWVTGPLELQRVGAVEVLPFFDLRFTQNFGISLGMFEATNPEMRWALVLVTGIIALVVTVWMMRERTLGDILGLSLILGGALGNIRDRYALGYVIDYADLHFGTFRPFLIFNIADAAITIGVVIILARAFLMRDTVDDMMNEKPVSAGEKAR, encoded by the coding sequence ATGAGCCCGCTCGGCAAACGCCGCGTGATCGGCATCGCTCTCGCGCTGGCGATCTTCGTGGTCGACCAATGGGTAAAATGGTGGGTGACCGGCCCGCTCGAATTGCAGCGGGTCGGCGCGGTCGAGGTGCTGCCCTTCTTCGACCTGCGCTTCACGCAGAATTTCGGCATCTCGCTCGGCATGTTCGAGGCGACGAACCCGGAAATGCGCTGGGCGCTGGTGCTGGTGACCGGGATCATCGCGCTGGTAGTGACCGTGTGGATGATGCGCGAGCGCACGCTCGGCGACATTCTCGGCCTGTCGCTGATCCTCGGCGGAGCGCTCGGCAATATCCGTGACCGCTATGCACTGGGCTACGTGATCGATTATGCCGACCTGCATTTCGGCACGTTCCGGCCCTTCCTGATCTTCAACATCGCCGATGCCGCGATCACCATCGGCGTGGTGATAATCCTTGCCCGCGCATTCCTGATGCGCGACACCGTCGACGACATGATGAACGAGAAACCGGTTTCGGCCGGGGAGAAAGCCCGATGA
- the ileS gene encoding isoleucine--tRNA ligase, whose translation MSDEKNTQRDYRDTVFLPKTDFPMKAGLPQKEPGIAARWVEQDLYAKLRDARRGREKFIFHDGPPYANGDMHIGHALNHTLKDMVCRTQNLLGKDAPYVPGWDCHGLPIEWKVEELYRKKKRSKKDVPAKEFRAECRDYAAHWVGVQREQLKRLGIMADWDNPYLTMQSDSEAAIVAELMKFVEAGNLYRGSKPVMWSPVEETALAEAEVEYEDITSTQIDVAFEIVESPIEELVGAHAVIWTTTPWTIPVNQAIAYGPEIEYVLCSVISGRAVWLHPGEMPSENAVIQKRGEIVVAAALVDEVSSRTDVKLHEIKRFKGSDLAGTVARHPMHHLGGFYANPRPFLPGDFVTTDSGTGLVHMAPDHGEDDFVLCKAYGLEPQFAVMDDGRYRDDWPWLGADDLDAEGKERRRSVINKPFNAPDGPICSDLRDAGALLAASDDYRHSYPHSWRSKAKIIFRCTPQWFVPMDKPLGGQLDAADGERTLRQIALSEIERVEFIPEKGRRRLGSMVENRPDWVLSRQRAWGVPITLFVRPDGSYLQDAGVNARIVAAIREEGVDAWDEARKAEFLGSDHDPADYEMVGDILDVWFDSGSTHAFVLESGRWPDLQWPANLYLEGSDQHRGWFQSSLLESSATRGRAPYDQLLTHGFTMAADGRKMSKSLGNTIDPLKVMEQYGADIIRLWALSVDFSEDHRIGDEILKGVADQYRKLRNTFRYLLGALDGYDHEAEAVAPEQMPELERYMLSRLAGLDAELRRAALEYDFNDYTRALIDFANEDLSAFFFDIRKDRLYCDAPEWTERRAYRTVLDILFQSLVRYAAPVLVFTSEEVWGTRFPERESIHLQEWHPLPEDWRDEALDARWAKLRDLREDAMEAIEPLRREKVIRSGLEADVVVPADAVPEGFIDADLAQLFITASVARKDSGAVIVTKTSDHKCGRCWRLLPEVAEDGALCDRCAAVVEELDAAAGGAA comes from the coding sequence ATGTCAGACGAAAAGAACACCCAGCGCGATTACCGGGACACCGTCTTCCTGCCGAAGACCGATTTTCCCATGAAGGCCGGCCTGCCGCAGAAGGAGCCGGGGATCGCCGCGCGCTGGGTGGAACAGGACCTCTACGCAAAGCTGCGCGACGCGCGTCGGGGGCGGGAGAAGTTCATTTTCCACGACGGCCCGCCCTACGCCAATGGCGACATGCATATCGGCCATGCGCTGAACCACACGCTGAAGGACATGGTCTGCCGCACGCAGAACCTGCTGGGCAAGGATGCGCCCTACGTGCCGGGCTGGGACTGCCACGGCCTGCCGATCGAGTGGAAGGTGGAGGAACTCTACCGCAAGAAGAAGCGCAGCAAGAAGGACGTTCCGGCCAAGGAATTCCGCGCCGAATGCCGCGACTACGCCGCGCACTGGGTGGGCGTGCAGCGCGAACAGCTGAAGCGCCTCGGCATCATGGCCGACTGGGACAATCCCTATCTCACCATGCAGTCCGACAGCGAGGCGGCGATCGTCGCCGAGCTGATGAAATTCGTGGAAGCGGGCAACCTCTACCGCGGATCGAAGCCGGTGATGTGGAGCCCGGTCGAGGAAACCGCGCTGGCCGAGGCCGAGGTCGAATACGAGGACATCACCAGCACCCAGATCGACGTGGCCTTCGAGATCGTCGAGAGCCCGATCGAGGAACTGGTCGGCGCTCACGCGGTGATCTGGACGACGACGCCGTGGACGATCCCGGTCAACCAGGCGATCGCCTATGGGCCGGAGATTGAGTATGTACTTTGCAGCGTAATCTCCGGACGTGCTGTTTGGTTACATCCCGGCGAGATGCCCTCAGAAAATGCTGTCATCCAAAAGCGTGGCGAGATCGTCGTCGCTGCTGCGTTGGTCGATGAGGTTAGTTCTCGGACTGACGTAAAGCTCCACGAAATAAAGCGCTTCAAAGGCTCCGACCTCGCCGGAACCGTCGCGCGCCACCCGATGCACCATCTCGGCGGGTTCTACGCCAATCCGCGCCCTTTCCTGCCGGGCGATTTCGTCACCACCGACAGCGGCACCGGTCTCGTCCACATGGCGCCCGACCATGGCGAGGACGATTTCGTGCTCTGCAAGGCCTATGGGCTGGAGCCGCAATTCGCGGTGATGGACGACGGGCGCTATCGCGACGACTGGCCGTGGCTGGGCGCGGACGACCTCGATGCCGAGGGGAAGGAACGCCGCCGCAGCGTCATCAACAAGCCCTTCAACGCGCCCGACGGGCCGATCTGTTCGGACCTTCGCGACGCGGGCGCGCTGCTCGCCGCCAGCGACGACTACCGGCATTCCTATCCGCACAGCTGGCGCAGCAAGGCGAAGATCATCTTCCGCTGCACCCCGCAATGGTTCGTGCCGATGGACAAGCCGCTGGGCGGCCAGCTCGATGCCGCCGATGGCGAGCGGACCCTGCGTCAGATCGCGCTCTCCGAAATCGAGCGGGTCGAGTTCATTCCCGAAAAGGGGCGCCGCCGTCTCGGCTCCATGGTCGAGAACCGGCCCGACTGGGTCCTGTCGCGCCAGCGCGCATGGGGAGTGCCGATCACGCTGTTCGTGCGGCCCGACGGCTCCTACCTCCAGGACGCAGGCGTCAACGCCCGCATCGTCGCGGCCATCCGCGAAGAGGGCGTCGATGCCTGGGACGAGGCGCGCAAGGCGGAATTCCTCGGCTCCGACCACGATCCCGCGGATTACGAGATGGTCGGCGACATTCTCGACGTGTGGTTCGATTCGGGCAGCACCCATGCCTTCGTGCTGGAAAGCGGGCGCTGGCCCGATCTCCAGTGGCCGGCGAACCTCTATCTAGAAGGGTCGGACCAGCATCGCGGCTGGTTCCAGTCCTCCCTTCTGGAAAGCAGCGCCACGCGGGGCCGCGCGCCCTACGACCAGCTGCTGACCCACGGCTTCACCATGGCCGCGGACGGGCGCAAGATGTCGAAGAGCCTCGGCAACACGATCGATCCGCTCAAGGTGATGGAGCAGTACGGGGCCGACATCATCCGCCTGTGGGCGCTCTCGGTCGATTTTTCCGAGGATCACCGGATCGGGGACGAGATCCTGAAAGGGGTCGCCGACCAGTATCGCAAGCTGCGCAATACCTTCCGCTATCTCCTCGGCGCGCTCGACGGCTACGATCACGAGGCCGAGGCGGTCGCGCCCGAACAGATGCCCGAGCTGGAACGCTACATGCTCTCGCGCCTCGCCGGGCTCGATGCCGAATTGCGGCGGGCGGCGCTGGAATACGATTTCAACGACTACACCCGCGCGCTGATCGATTTCGCCAACGAGGACCTGTCGGCCTTCTTCTTCGATATCCGCAAGGACCGGCTCTATTGCGACGCGCCGGAATGGACCGAGCGGCGCGCCTATCGCACCGTGCTCGACATCCTGTTCCAGTCGCTGGTGCGCTACGCCGCCCCGGTGCTGGTCTTCACCAGCGAGGAGGTGTGGGGCACGCGTTTCCCGGAGCGTGAATCGATCCATTTGCAGGAATGGCATCCGCTGCCCGAGGACTGGCGCGACGAGGCACTCGATGCGCGCTGGGCGAAATTGCGCGACCTGCGCGAGGACGCGATGGAGGCGATCGAGCCCTTGCGGCGCGAGAAGGTGATCCGGTCGGGCCTCGAAGCCGATGTCGTGGTCCCCGCCGATGCCGTGCCCGAAGGCTTTATCGATGCCGATCTCGCGCAATTGTTCATCACCGCGTCAGTCGCGCGGAAGGATAGCGGCGCGGTGATCGTCACCAAGACTTCCGACCACAAATGCGGCCGGTGCTGGCGCCTTCTGCCCGAAGTGGCGGAAGACGGCGCCCTGTGCGATCGCTGCGCGGCGGTGGTCGAGGAACTGGACGCGGCCGCAGGAGGTGCGGCATGA
- a CDS encoding bifunctional riboflavin kinase/FAD synthetase produces MRRLDHRERAPEPLRGGIVALGNFDGFHTGHQAVAREAIEWARAEGRPSIIATFDPHPVRFFKPEVPPFRLTTLEQRQELYLSAGATAMLVFHFDATLAGTSADQFVERILIERLGVHGVVTGEDFRFGKGASGGVNLLRESSLAVRTVDPVIDSGEPVSSSRVREALRQGDPQEAARLLTRPFAIRGVVEHGDKRGREIGYPTANLAIENYLRPRYGIYAVTGRILATGQELTGAANIGVRPQFEPPKELLEPYFFDFSGDLYGQEIEVAFHHFLRGEAKFDSLEELSAQMERDCEQARRLLAE; encoded by the coding sequence ATGAGACGGCTCGATCACAGGGAACGGGCGCCGGAACCCCTGCGCGGCGGGATTGTCGCGCTCGGCAATTTTGACGGGTTCCACACTGGCCACCAGGCAGTCGCGCGCGAGGCGATCGAGTGGGCGCGGGCGGAGGGGCGGCCGAGCATCATCGCCACGTTCGATCCGCACCCGGTGCGCTTTTTCAAGCCCGAAGTGCCGCCCTTCCGGCTGACCACTCTGGAGCAGCGGCAGGAACTGTATCTCTCCGCCGGGGCGACCGCGATGCTGGTCTTCCACTTCGACGCAACGCTCGCCGGGACAAGCGCCGACCAGTTCGTCGAGCGCATCCTGATCGAAAGGCTTGGTGTGCACGGCGTGGTAACCGGCGAGGATTTCCGCTTTGGCAAGGGCGCGAGCGGCGGCGTGAACCTGTTGCGCGAATCGTCGCTCGCAGTCCGCACCGTCGATCCGGTGATCGACAGCGGCGAGCCGGTTTCCTCCAGCCGCGTCCGCGAGGCGCTGCGCCAGGGCGACCCACAGGAGGCGGCCCGCCTCCTCACCCGCCCCTTCGCCATTCGCGGCGTGGTCGAGCATGGCGACAAGCGGGGGCGCGAGATCGGCTATCCCACCGCCAATCTGGCGATCGAAAATTACCTGCGCCCCCGATACGGAATCTACGCCGTCACCGGCCGCATCCTCGCCACCGGTCAGGAACTGACAGGCGCCGCAAATATCGGCGTGCGCCCGCAATTCGAACCGCCCAAGGAACTGCTCGAACCCTATTTCTTCGATTTTTCGGGCGATCTCTACGGGCAGGAGATCGAAGTCGCCTTCCACCACTTCCTGCGCGGCGAAGCGAAGTTCGATTCGCTCGAGGAGCTCAGCGCCCAGATGGAACGTGACTGCGAGCAAGCGCGGCGTTTGCTGGCGGAGTAA
- a CDS encoding dihydrofolate reductase: MSPRSGLFAIYARAANGVIGRDGGLPWNLPADLKHFKALTGGKPMIMGRKTFESLPGLLPGRRHIVLTRSDAWRADGAEVVGSPTEALAAAGHGEVAVIGGAAVFDLFLPRCERVELTQIHAEYAGDVLMPPLGDEWTLFAREDHSAEGDAPAYSFCTYRGAGTDG; the protein is encoded by the coding sequence ATGTCTCCCCGGTCCGGCCTTTTCGCGATCTATGCGCGCGCCGCCAACGGCGTGATCGGCAGGGATGGTGGCTTGCCATGGAATCTGCCCGCCGACCTCAAGCACTTCAAGGCGCTGACGGGCGGCAAGCCGATGATCATGGGCCGCAAGACCTTCGAGAGCCTGCCCGGCCTCCTGCCCGGCCGCCGTCATATCGTCCTGACCCGGAGCGATGCTTGGCGTGCCGACGGGGCCGAAGTGGTCGGCTCCCCGACCGAAGCGCTGGCGGCGGCGGGGCATGGCGAGGTCGCGGTGATCGGCGGGGCGGCGGTCTTCGATCTGTTCCTGCCGCGCTGCGAGCGCGTCGAGCTGACCCAGATCCATGCCGAATACGCGGGCGATGTCTTGATGCCGCCGCTGGGCGACGAATGGACCCTCTTCGCTCGGGAGGATCATAGCGCCGAGGGCGATGCTCCTGCCTACTCCTTCTGCACTTATCGCGGGGCCGGTACAGACGGATGA
- a CDS encoding 5-(carboxyamino)imidazole ribonucleotide synthase → MAVTPPVAGLAPGSTIGILGGGQLGRMMAMCAAQLGYTCIGYAPEGDNVSAPVSSDFFTSRWDDTAALAAFAARCDAITWEFENVPLETLDALPEAMVHPPRRGLETAQDRLKEKRFVEDLGGRTAPYMAVDDASDLERAIERIGTPGILKTCREGYDGKGQWRIASARDAEAVVLPGMPTVYEGFVTFAAEFSVILVRGQDGEIAFWDSTRNEHEDGILARSVLPAGAEVEAQVEEARALARQVADALRYVGVLTLEFFATADGPVFNEMAPRVHNSGHWTIEGAATSQFENHIRAVAGLPLGDTRTIAPRIEMANIIGKDATRAQDYLADPAAHLHLYGKRQVREGRKMGHVTRLPGEG, encoded by the coding sequence ATGGCTGTTACCCCTCCCGTCGCTGGCCTCGCACCCGGAAGCACGATCGGCATTCTCGGCGGGGGGCAGCTCGGCCGGATGATGGCGATGTGCGCGGCGCAGCTCGGCTACACCTGCATCGGCTACGCGCCCGAAGGCGACAATGTCTCCGCGCCGGTCAGCAGCGATTTCTTCACCAGCCGCTGGGACGATACCGCCGCCCTCGCCGCCTTTGCCGCGCGCTGCGATGCGATCACCTGGGAATTCGAGAACGTCCCGCTCGAAACGCTCGACGCGCTGCCCGAGGCCATGGTCCACCCGCCGCGCCGAGGGCTCGAGACCGCGCAGGACCGGCTGAAGGAGAAGCGCTTCGTCGAGGATCTGGGAGGCCGCACCGCGCCTTACATGGCGGTGGACGACGCAAGCGATCTGGAGCGCGCGATCGAGCGGATCGGGACGCCCGGCATCCTCAAGACCTGCCGCGAGGGCTATGATGGCAAGGGCCAGTGGCGCATCGCCTCGGCGCGCGATGCCGAAGCGGTCGTGCTGCCCGGCATGCCGACGGTTTACGAAGGCTTCGTCACTTTCGCGGCGGAGTTCTCCGTCATCCTGGTGCGCGGTCAGGACGGGGAAATCGCATTCTGGGATTCGACCCGCAACGAGCACGAGGACGGCATTCTCGCCCGCTCGGTGCTCCCCGCGGGCGCGGAAGTGGAAGCGCAGGTCGAGGAAGCGCGCGCGCTGGCCCGGCAGGTCGCCGATGCGCTGCGCTATGTCGGCGTGCTGACGCTCGAATTCTTCGCCACGGCGGACGGGCCGGTGTTCAACGAGATGGCGCCTCGGGTCCACAATTCGGGCCACTGGACGATCGAGGGCGCGGCGACGAGCCAGTTCGAGAATCACATCCGCGCCGTCGCCGGCCTGCCGCTGGGTGACACGCGCACCATCGCGCCCCGCATCGAGATGGCGAACATCATCGGCAAGGATGCGACGCGTGCGCAGGACTACCTCGCCGATCCCGCCGCGCATCTCCATCTCTACGGCAAGCGCCAGGTGCGCGAGGGGCGCAAGATGGGGCATGTGACGCGGCTTCCCGGCGAAGGCTGA
- the purE gene encoding 5-(carboxyamino)imidazole ribonucleotide mutase, with product MAGGKAGRVAIVMGSQSDWPTMRRAAAVLEELGVDHEARIVSAHRTPDRMADFAKGAADEGFSVIIAGAGGAAHLPGMVAAMTHLPVLGVPVKSKALSGQDSLLSIVQMPAGIPVGTLAIGEAGATNAGLLAASILATTDDALAGRLKAWRQAQTDRVAERPED from the coding sequence ATGGCCGGGGGCAAAGCGGGACGGGTCGCGATCGTCATGGGCTCGCAGTCGGACTGGCCGACCATGCGCAGGGCCGCTGCCGTGCTGGAAGAGCTTGGGGTCGATCACGAGGCGCGCATCGTTTCGGCCCACCGCACGCCCGACCGCATGGCCGATTTCGCCAAGGGCGCGGCGGATGAAGGCTTCTCGGTCATCATCGCCGGTGCGGGCGGTGCGGCGCATCTGCCGGGCATGGTCGCAGCGATGACCCATCTCCCGGTGCTCGGCGTACCGGTGAAGTCGAAGGCGCTGTCGGGTCAGGACAGCCTGCTCTCGATCGTCCAGATGCCCGCCGGCATCCCGGTCGGCACGCTGGCCATTGGCGAGGCGGGGGCAACCAATGCCGGCCTGCTCGCCGCCAGCATTCTCGCCACCACCGACGATGCGCTGGCCGGGCGGCTCAAGGCCTGGCGCCAGGCACAGACCGACCGCGTGGCCGAGCGGCCCGAGGACTGA
- the gpmA gene encoding 2,3-diphosphoglycerate-dependent phosphoglycerate mutase, with translation MSKLILVRHGQSEWNLANRFTGWWDVDLTDQGVAEARAAGQLLREKRLMPTVAYTSLQTRAIKTLHLALEACDRLWIPETKDWRLNERHYGGLTGLDKQQTREKHGEEQVHIWRRSFDVPPPDIEEGSEFDLSGDPRYAGIPVPRTESLKLTIERVLPYWESDILPRLSSGETVIISAHGNSLRALVKHLSGISDEEITGLEIPTGQPIVYEFGDNLRPAKERYYLKDA, from the coding sequence ATGTCCAAACTGATCCTCGTCCGCCACGGCCAGAGCGAATGGAACCTAGCCAACCGCTTCACCGGCTGGTGGGATGTCGACCTGACCGATCAGGGTGTCGCGGAAGCACGCGCGGCCGGGCAGTTGCTGCGCGAGAAGCGCCTGATGCCCACCGTCGCCTACACCAGCCTCCAGACCCGCGCGATCAAGACGCTGCATCTGGCGCTGGAGGCCTGCGACCGGCTGTGGATCCCCGAGACCAAGGACTGGCGCCTCAACGAGCGGCATTATGGCGGGCTCACCGGCCTCGACAAGCAGCAGACGCGCGAGAAGCATGGCGAGGAACAGGTTCACATCTGGCGCCGCAGCTTCGACGTGCCGCCGCCCGACATCGAGGAGGGCAGCGAATTCGATCTGTCCGGCGATCCGCGCTATGCCGGCATTCCGGTGCCGCGCACGGAAAGCCTGAAGCTCACCATCGAGCGGGTGCTGCCCTATTGGGAGAGCGACATCCTGCCGCGCCTCTCCTCCGGGGAGACGGTGATCATCTCCGCTCACGGCAATTCGCTGCGCGCGCTGGTCAAGCATTTGTCGGGCATTTCGGACGAAGAGATTACCGGGCTGGAAATTCCGACCGGCCAGCCGATCGTCTACGAATTCGGCGACAATCTGCGCCCCGCGAAGGAGCGCTACTACCTCAAGGATGCCTGA